The following nucleotide sequence is from Nocardioides daedukensis.
GTGGCGGAGTTTGCCTGCGACGCGGAGTGTGACGGTGCCGGATTTGTCGCCTCGGCAGGTGTCTGTTTCTCGGTGAACAGGGCAGTGATGACCAGGCGTGCCTTCGACATGGTCGAGCATCGGCCTCAAGGTGCTGTCTACGATGACGTGAGACAGCGTGTCTCCTATGTCTTGAGACATCTGTCTCCGATGTCCTGATCCAGCACACCACCGCCACCGCCGTGTGATCCCGCAAGGGGTCGACGCTCCCGGATCCACGTTGCTGGGTCCGGGAGTCGTCATTTCCAGGGGCTGGTTCCGGCCTACTGGAGCGGGATCTCGACGCCGTGCTCGGCCTCTGGGCGCGGGCCGAAGATCCGCCGCTCCGATTCCTCGATCGTCACGTCGTTGATGCTCGCCTCACGGCGTTCCATCAGCCCCTGCGCGTCGAACTGCCACAGCTCGTTGCCATAGCTGCCCCACCACTGTCCGGCCGCGTCGTGCCACTCGTACTGGAACCGGACAGCGATCCGGTTCTGGCGGAACCCCCACAGGCTCTTGCGCAGGGCGTAGTCGAGCTCGCGTTCCCACTTGGCGGTCAGGAACCAGATGATCTCCTCGCGTCCGCTGACGAACACGTCGCGGTTGCGCCACACGGAGTCGGGTGTGTAGGCCCCGGCGACGCGCTCGGGGTCACGGCTGTTCCAGGCGTCCTCGGCCGCCTGCACCTTCTGCAGTGCGGTCTCCTCGGTGAACGGCGGGAACGGGGGGCGGGACTCGCTCATGCTTCCTTCTCTCGTAGGCCGTGTTCTCAGATCTCGAAGACCGACCAGCAGATGTCGTTGCGCAGGCGCTGGCTGTCCCAGACTAGGTCGCGGATGCCCGCGGGAAGCTGGTCGCGTTGCCATCGGACCTCGGCTCGCGCGGCTGCTTCGGCCTCCACTGCTGGGGCTGCCGCTCCGGCAGCCTTGATGGCGTATGCGGCTGCACCGAGATCGTGAGCGGCCACGTGCGCAACAGCAGCTGCCTGCCCCGCGGCGTAGGCGGCGTACCGGGCGGCTCCCTGCAGGTCTCTGGCTGCGCCCATCGCGTGGCCGCCGGCTGCGCGACTTTCCATCATCGTGACCTCGCCGCGAACCCAAGCGCGCGCGTGTTCGATCGCTCGACGCGGGCGGGGGTCCTCCGCACGCTCGGACTCGAAGATGGTGAGGACGTGCTCAGCGCAGGTGGCTGCCCACAGGGCGAGCAGGCGGTGATCCGGGTCGGTGAGCATGCCCCCGCGTCGGAGCGTGATGTAGCGAGGATCGCGAGGCCACGGGAGGATCACGGGGCTGCGCTCCTTTCGGCCTGCGGGCTGCGTCCGGCGCCTGTGATCGTCGATACGCAACCGGCGCGCATGGGAGGTGTGACGAGTGGGTACTTTTGCAGATCGTTGCAATGCAGATTTGTGCAGACCCATTTCATGGGCAAGCCGCTCGATTCTGGCGCACACTTGTCACCAAGGGAATCGATTCCCGTCGATTGTGGGGAGAACCAAGATCATGAACACATTCACCCGGAGGCTGGCGACCCTGGTAGTCGCTGTGGGCCTGGGTGCAGGTGCTTTTGCTGCCACCGGTGCGCCGGCGCAGGCAGCCATCGACACCAGCTGGGGCCGAGGCGCCATTGCCCCGACCGACACCACCACCACGTCGACCCAGTCGACTGAGGACCCCCGGCAGCTCGACACCAGCTGGGGACGTGGCTTCACCAAGGACCAGCCCATCGTCGTGATGCGGGTGGACACCAGCTGGGGCCGCGGCTGATTCACGATCCGTCCCCGACGGACCCACAGACCTGAGACGAAGGACCAGACCACACCCCCCCCACATGTTCGGGTCCCTGTGCCATCCCCCCGGCCCGTCTCAGTCAAAACGAAGGCAGCGACCGTCGGTCGCTGCCTTCGTTTGCGTTCTGCGCCCCTGCGGACGCATCGATGGGCTGCTCAGTCCTTGCGGCCGCGGGCACGCGGCTCCTGCAGCCCCATCCGATAGCCGAGCTGGAACCGGGTCTCGGCGTCATACTCGCGCTTGAGGTCGGCCACATAACCTGCATAGGTGCGCGGGCTGACCCCGAGGCGCTTGGCGCAGGTGGCGTCGGAGTGCCCCTCGATCAGCATCCGGATCGCCATCGCACGCTGCTCCTCGGCGATGCTGTTGAGCGTGCTGGACTCCTGGCTCTCGAACGGCCGGCCACGCTCCCAGAACCGCTCGAAGATGTCGACCAGGTAGGCGACCAGGTCGAGGTCGCGGATGGCCAGGGCCACGTTCAGGTCATCACCGGAGGGGATGATGGCGACCTCGCGGTCCACCACGATCAACCGGTTGAAGAACTCGTCGAGGGTGCGCACCTCGGCGCCCTCCTTGGCCACGCGGGCGACATACGCGCGGGTGGGCCGTGAGCGCCGCGCAGCGTGCTGGTAGATCGTCCGCAGCGACACTCCGCGCTGCAGGGCGGCCGCGTCACGCTGGGCGGCCTCCTTGATGTCCGAGCCGGCGCGATCGGCCTCGGGCTGGGCGGTGAGCAGCTCCCGCTTGGCGCTCGGCACGACGTCCGCGAGGAAGCGGTCGATCTGGTCGCCGCGCAGCCGCGTCACCGGCCCGTCCTCGGTCGAGGGCGAGCGTCGGAAGATCTGGCCCAGGTCGCTGAACGAGTTGGCCCAGTGGCTCGACTCCGAGATCAGCTGCGCACCTTGCTGCCCCAGTGGCGCCACCACCGACGACTGCACCGAGTGCGGGTCCACCGCGATGTAGCGCTCACCGTCACGGTGCAGCAGGCCCAGGTCGACCAGCAGGCCCGTGGCCAGCGGGTCGTCGGTGACGACCGGGTCGTCGACCAGTACGCCGTTGGCCGAGGCGACCTGTTCATAGACCTTGATGCCGGCAGAGTCGAGGAGTGCGCGACGCTGCGGACTTGTTGCTCCATCCACGGCAGAGACCCCCTTCAGGCTCTCACTGACCCCGACGCCCTTGGCGCGTCAGCGGCGATTATGCCCCGAAATGCCCGAAGAGGCCCGACCGGTTCCGGTCGGACCCCTTCACGCAGTGCTCGAATGCTCAGGCCTGCTCGTCCAGGGCGGCGGCCACGCGGCGGTGGGCCTCCCAGATCGCCTCGGGCAGGTTCTCGAACTGCTTGAGGTGCTCCTCGCGGTAGTCCATCTCCTGCTTCCAACGATCGATGTCGATGGACAGGATGGTCTCGAGGTCCTCCGGGGTGATGTCGACACCCTCGAGGTTGAGCTCCTCCTTGGTCGGGATGATGCCGACCGGAGTCTCCTGGCCCTTGACCTCGCCGTTCTTGAGCTGCAGCAGCCACAGGAGCGGGCGGAGGTTCTCGCGATATCCGGGCCACAGGTAGTGACCGTCCTGCGGGTCGCGCTGGAACCAGTTGACGTGGGCGAAGATCGGCTGCTCCGAGGCGGCACCGACGATGTCGAGGTAGTGCTGCGCGTAGTCGCCCTCGCCGTAGGCCATGAACGGCCGGTTGGACATCGGGTCGTAGCGCAGGACGCCTTCCTTGCCCTCGGCGGCCGAGGTGGCCTCGGCGCCCAGGGTGAGGCCGTCGTAGACGCCCTCGGCCAGGTCGTGGATGGCGCGGATCAGCGGCTCGCGGTCACGGGTGCGGCCACCGAAGATGATCGCGTCGATCGGCACACCTGCCGCGGCGTTGTAGTCCTTGGCGATGTTGGGCACGTTGTCCAGCGTCGTGGTGAACCGGCTGTTCGGGTGCGCCCAGGGCAGGTCCTTCTCGTCCTCGGAGCGTTCCGAGATCGGGTTGCCCTTCCAGTCCAGCCAGCCGGCGATGTCGGCGGGCGGCTGCGGGGTGCGGCCCTCCCACCAGACCTGCTTGGTGTCCGGGTTGTAGGCGATGTTGGTGAAGATCGCCTGCGTGCCCGGGTCCACCGAGTGCAGCGCGGTGGGGTTGGTGAGCTCGTTGGTGTCCTTGGCGACGCCGAAGACGCCGTACTCCGGGTTCATCCCGTAGAGCTTGCCGTTCTCCTCGTTCACCCACAGCCACGCGATGTCGTCGCCGTAGAACGACACGTGGTAGCGGTCGCCGAGGGCGTCGGGGGCCAGCATCATCGCGAGGTTGGTCTTGCCGGAGGCGCTCGGGAAGCCACCACAGATGTGATAGTCCTTCCCGGTCTCCTTGTCGTGGATGCCGATCAGCATGTACTGCTCGCCGAGGAACTTCTTCGACGCCCAGCCGTCGTACGCCGCCTGGCGCAGGCCGTGGGCGATCTTGCCGAGCAGGGCGTTGCCGCCGTAGGAGGAGCCGTAGTGCAGGATCGTCCGCTCGTCGGCGACGGTGACGAACCAGCGCTGGTCGTCGGGGGTGCCCTGGCCGAGGTTCTCCAGGTCGCCGGTGACGTGGACGGCGCGGACGAACTGGTTCGGGTCCTCGAGGTTCTCGACGAACTCGACACCGACGCGCGACATCCGGATCATGTGCAGCACGACGGTGCGGGCGTCGGTCAGCTCGACACCGGCTGCCCACGGGGCGAGCGCGTTGCCGGGAGGCGCCATCAGGTAGGGGATGACATACATCGTCTTGCCGGCCGAGGCGCCGCGCATCTTGTCCTCGAGCAGCGGCTTCATCTCCGAGGAGGGCTTCCAGTTGTTGTACTGGCCCTTGTCCTTCGGGTCGC
It contains:
- a CDS encoding putative immunity protein, yielding MILPWPRDPRYITLRRGGMLTDPDHRLLALWAATCAEHVLTIFESERAEDPRPRRAIEHARAWVRGEVTMMESRAAGGHAMGAARDLQGAARYAAYAAGQAAAVAHVAAHDLGAAAYAIKAAGAAAPAVEAEAAARAEVRWQRDQLPAGIRDLVWDSQRLRNDICWSVFEI
- a CDS encoding phosphoenolpyruvate carboxykinase (GTP), with translation MADVEATLDAAGLKNPHVREYVRYYAELTGADRIEVVSAADDSRLIQEALAAGELSDAGEGLYYSRSYHKDTARSEERTVVATSDPKDKGQYNNWKPSSEMKPLLEDKMRGASAGKTMYVIPYLMAPPGNALAPWAAGVELTDARTVVLHMIRMSRVGVEFVENLEDPNQFVRAVHVTGDLENLGQGTPDDQRWFVTVADERTILHYGSSYGGNALLGKIAHGLRQAAYDGWASKKFLGEQYMLIGIHDKETGKDYHICGGFPSASGKTNLAMMLAPDALGDRYHVSFYGDDIAWLWVNEENGKLYGMNPEYGVFGVAKDTNELTNPTALHSVDPGTQAIFTNIAYNPDTKQVWWEGRTPQPPADIAGWLDWKGNPISERSEDEKDLPWAHPNSRFTTTLDNVPNIAKDYNAAAGVPIDAIIFGGRTRDREPLIRAIHDLAEGVYDGLTLGAEATSAAEGKEGVLRYDPMSNRPFMAYGEGDYAQHYLDIVGAASEQPIFAHVNWFQRDPQDGHYLWPGYRENLRPLLWLLQLKNGEVKGQETPVGIIPTKEELNLEGVDITPEDLETILSIDIDRWKQEMDYREEHLKQFENLPEAIWEAHRRVAAALDEQA
- a CDS encoding nuclear transport factor 2 family protein, which gives rise to MSESRPPFPPFTEETALQKVQAAEDAWNSRDPERVAGAYTPDSVWRNRDVFVSGREEIIWFLTAKWERELDYALRKSLWGFRQNRIAVRFQYEWHDAAGQWWGSYGNELWQFDAQGLMERREASINDVTIEESERRIFGPRPEAEHGVEIPLQ
- a CDS encoding LuxR family transcriptional regulator is translated as MDGATSPQRRALLDSAGIKVYEQVASANGVLVDDPVVTDDPLATGLLVDLGLLHRDGERYIAVDPHSVQSSVVAPLGQQGAQLISESSHWANSFSDLGQIFRRSPSTEDGPVTRLRGDQIDRFLADVVPSAKRELLTAQPEADRAGSDIKEAAQRDAAALQRGVSLRTIYQHAARRSRPTRAYVARVAKEGAEVRTLDEFFNRLIVVDREVAIIPSGDDLNVALAIRDLDLVAYLVDIFERFWERGRPFESQESSTLNSIAEEQRAMAIRMLIEGHSDATCAKRLGVSPRTYAGYVADLKREYDAETRFQLGYRMGLQEPRARGRKD